One region of Chryseobacterium sp. SORGH_AS_0447 genomic DNA includes:
- a CDS encoding dihydroorotase: MKTLIKNVKIVNEGKIVESDILIENDLISKIESGISETADQVIDGEGRYLLPGVIDDQVHFREPGLTHKGDIETESKAAIAGGTTSFIDQPNTVPNAVTQELLADKYEIASKKAYANYGFMMGGTNDNLEEVLKTDPRNVPGIKLFLGSSTGNMLVDNPETLENIFSNTKMLIAVHCEDEATIKANTQKYIDEYGEDIPVKFHHLIRSEEACYKSSSKAIELAKKTGARLHVFHLSTAKETELFRNDIPLKDKKITAEVCVHHLTFTNEDYETKGGLIKWNPAVKTQKDKDGLWEALLDDRIDVIATDHAPHTWEEKQNVYTKCPSGAPLVQHSLTVMLENYKNGKISLEKIVEKMAHNPAILFRIEKRGFIREGYKADLVLVDLNENWTVAKENILYKCGWSPLEGMDFHSKVTHTFVNGNLVYENGKINEERFGERLLFEI; encoded by the coding sequence ATGAAAACCTTAATTAAAAACGTAAAAATCGTCAACGAAGGAAAGATTGTTGAAAGCGATATTTTAATTGAAAACGATTTAATTTCTAAAATAGAGTCCGGAATTTCGGAAACGGCCGATCAGGTAATTGATGGCGAAGGCAGGTATCTTTTGCCGGGCGTGATTGATGACCAGGTGCATTTCCGGGAACCGGGATTAACGCATAAAGGCGACATCGAAACCGAATCAAAGGCGGCGATTGCTGGTGGGACAACAAGTTTTATCGATCAGCCGAATACCGTTCCGAACGCCGTGACGCAGGAATTGCTTGCCGATAAATATGAAATTGCCTCCAAAAAAGCATACGCCAACTATGGTTTTATGATGGGAGGAACCAATGACAATCTGGAAGAAGTGCTGAAAACAGATCCCAGAAATGTTCCCGGAATCAAATTGTTCTTAGGCTCATCTACCGGAAATATGCTGGTGGATAATCCGGAAACCCTGGAAAATATTTTTAGTAATACCAAAATGCTGATCGCGGTTCACTGTGAAGACGAAGCGACCATTAAGGCCAACACCCAAAAATATATTGACGAATACGGTGAAGATATTCCCGTGAAATTCCATCACCTCATCCGAAGCGAGGAAGCCTGTTACAAATCTTCCTCAAAAGCAATTGAGCTGGCAAAGAAAACTGGTGCGAGGCTTCATGTTTTCCATTTGTCGACAGCAAAGGAAACCGAACTTTTCAGAAATGATATCCCACTGAAAGATAAAAAGATCACTGCGGAAGTCTGTGTTCATCACCTGACGTTTACCAACGAAGATTACGAAACGAAAGGCGGTCTTATTAAATGGAATCCTGCTGTAAAAACCCAGAAAGACAAGGATGGATTGTGGGAAGCTTTGCTTGATGACCGGATCGATGTTATTGCCACCGACCATGCGCCTCATACCTGGGAAGAAAAACAGAACGTGTATACCAAATGCCCTTCCGGAGCGCCGTTGGTGCAGCATTCTTTGACGGTGATGCTGGAAAATTATAAAAACGGTAAAATCTCTCTGGAGAAAATCGTTGAAAAAATGGCGCATAATCCTGCCATCTTGTTCAGGATTGAAAAAAGAGGATTCATCAGAGAAGGATACAAAGCAGATTTGGTATTGGTTGATCTGAATGAAAACTGGACGGTTGCCAAAGAAAATATCCTGTACAAATGTGGCTGGAGTCCGTTGGAAGGAATGGATTTCCATTCCAAAGTCACCCATACTTTTGTCAACGGAAACCTGGTGTATGAAAATGGGAAGATTAACGAGGAAAGATTCGGAGAGCGGTTGCTTTTTGAAATTTAA
- a CDS encoding FMN-dependent NADH-azoreductase, producing the protein MKNILHIISSPRGEVSVSRKLGNAVVEKILEKYPDAVVKERDLTKSQVPVLEEVHINTFFSPPQDHSPEQQAINSYSEELIAELKEAQIIVIDSPMYNFSVPTTLKAYFDFTSRAGYTFKYEESGPKGLLDKSKKLYIAFTSGNIYSEGPYQIYDSNVPYIKHIFGFYGVTDVSVFRAEGLSIPGIMETSLEKAVETMKID; encoded by the coding sequence ATGAAAAATATACTTCATATTATTTCAAGTCCGAGAGGAGAAGTATCGGTAAGCCGAAAATTGGGAAATGCGGTGGTAGAAAAAATCCTGGAAAAGTATCCGGATGCGGTGGTAAAAGAGCGCGACCTTACAAAAAGCCAGGTTCCTGTTTTAGAAGAAGTACACATCAATACTTTTTTCTCGCCGCCACAGGATCACTCTCCGGAGCAGCAGGCAATCAACAGTTATTCTGAAGAATTGATCGCTGAACTGAAGGAAGCTCAAATTATCGTTATCGATTCTCCGATGTATAATTTTTCAGTTCCGACAACGCTTAAAGCTTATTTCGATTTTACTTCCCGAGCAGGATATACTTTTAAATATGAAGAAAGCGGACCCAAAGGTTTACTGGACAAGAGTAAGAAATTATACATTGCCTTTACTTCAGGCAACATCTATTCGGAAGGACCTTACCAAATTTATGATTCGAATGTACCTTACATCAAGCACATTTTTGGATTCTACGGGGTGACGGATGTCAGTGTTTTCCGGGCAGAAGGATTATCCATTCCCGGAATCATGGAAACCTCATTGGAAAAAGCAGTTGAAACCATGAAAATCGATTAA
- a CDS encoding lipopolysaccharide biosynthesis protein, translating into MKKLLNETIIYGIGAIMPRIIVVLLNYLFIKNIDNSAFAIFTNLYALISFVNIVLSFGFETAYFRFSSDKDNEQKVFNTSFWFLTGLSTIFLLSVLLFNQPIANVFGYSATPEYIKWFAWIAFFDNILVIPLAWFRFHNRPIKYTAIRVIQAVFQSAFAIALFLYIPQEFSLKLGLKEKVSYPFYSNLAASFLGVLLVLPVILKVKFQFSKELFQQMIKYSWPIMIAGLAFMVNENFDKFIQKFIIDDGEAGAYGGCYKMAVLMTLFVTAYRMGIEPFFFKQMNNESAKNTYAKVTEYFSFFASVVALGIIANVSWLKLLLVPNNSYWIALNIIPIIVIANLFFGIYYNLSTWYKVTDRTRVGTYISWAGAIITIILNLVFLRKYGFMVSAWVTLAAYFTMMVISYFLGQKYYPIPYRMKKISFFVILLAIFSYVIVVFFNYNLWIGNLLFILYTGVLIYSEKEMLLSKIRK; encoded by the coding sequence TTGAAAAAACTTCTCAACGAGACTATTATTTATGGAATCGGGGCTATTATGCCGAGGATTATTGTCGTGCTGTTGAATTATTTATTTATTAAAAATATTGACAACAGTGCATTTGCTATTTTTACCAATCTTTATGCCCTCATATCATTCGTTAATATTGTTCTTTCGTTTGGCTTTGAAACGGCTTATTTCAGATTTTCATCCGATAAGGATAATGAGCAAAAAGTTTTTAATACCTCTTTCTGGTTTCTAACGGGATTATCTACCATTTTTCTTTTATCGGTTTTGCTATTCAATCAACCTATTGCCAATGTCTTCGGATATTCGGCAACACCAGAATACATTAAGTGGTTTGCATGGATTGCGTTTTTTGATAATATTCTTGTCATTCCATTGGCCTGGTTTAGATTTCATAACAGACCTATTAAATATACAGCCATAAGGGTTATCCAGGCAGTTTTTCAAAGTGCTTTTGCCATTGCACTTTTTCTATATATTCCACAGGAATTCAGTTTAAAATTAGGACTAAAAGAAAAAGTTTCTTACCCTTTCTACAGTAATTTGGCAGCCAGTTTTCTAGGAGTATTGCTTGTTCTTCCGGTCATTTTAAAAGTTAAGTTTCAGTTTTCAAAAGAGCTTTTTCAACAGATGATCAAGTATTCATGGCCAATTATGATTGCCGGGCTGGCATTTATGGTAAATGAAAACTTTGACAAATTTATTCAGAAGTTCATCATTGATGACGGTGAGGCAGGAGCTTATGGCGGCTGTTATAAAATGGCCGTATTGATGACGCTTTTTGTAACGGCTTACAGAATGGGAATCGAACCTTTCTTCTTTAAACAGATGAATAACGAAAGTGCTAAAAATACTTACGCAAAAGTAACAGAATATTTTTCATTTTTTGCGTCGGTAGTTGCATTGGGAATTATTGCCAACGTTTCCTGGCTTAAATTACTGCTTGTCCCAAATAATTCTTATTGGATCGCATTAAATATCATCCCTATTATAGTAATTGCCAATCTGTTTTTCGGAATTTATTATAATCTTTCTACATGGTATAAAGTAACCGACAGAACGAGAGTTGGGACTTACATTTCATGGGCTGGTGCCATCATCACCATTATTTTAAATCTTGTATTTCTGAGAAAATATGGATTTATGGTTTCGGCTTGGGTCACGCTTGCAGCTTACTTTACAATGATGGTCATTTCTTATTTTTTAGGTCAGAAATATTATCCTATCCCCTACAGAATGAAAAAGATATCATTTTTTGTAATTCTTCTTGCAATTTTCAGCTATGTCATTGTCGTATTTTTCAATTATAACCTGTGGATTGGTAACCTTTTATTTATTCTGTATACGGGAGTTTTGA
- a CDS encoding helix-turn-helix domain-containing protein — translation MENTVGFEEPLTVQECSGHLASVEDAIYVIGGKWKLKIIIVLQENGNIRFNELQRKIQGISARVLSNELKDLELNGFVKRVVHAEQTPVVVEYISTDYSRTLKPVIGALAEWGKTHKIKIKEEMS, via the coding sequence ATGGAAAATACGGTCGGTTTTGAAGAGCCTTTGACGGTTCAGGAATGTTCGGGACATCTTGCTTCCGTTGAAGATGCCATCTATGTGATCGGCGGAAAGTGGAAGCTGAAAATTATCATTGTCCTGCAGGAAAACGGGAATATCCGGTTTAATGAACTGCAGAGAAAAATTCAGGGGATTTCTGCCAGGGTCCTTTCTAATGAATTAAAAGATCTCGAGCTGAACGGCTTTGTAAAAAGAGTTGTACATGCCGAGCAGACCCCGGTCGTCGTGGAATATATCTCAACGGATTACAGCCGAACGCTGAAACCGGTGATTGGCGCACTGGCCGAATGGGGGAAGACTCATAAAATTAAAATTAAAGAGGAAATGTCCTGA